From Haloarcula hispanica ATCC 33960, the proteins below share one genomic window:
- a CDS encoding aldo/keto reductase, which yields MEYTTLGSTGMEVSRLCLGCMSFGTSEWRDWVLDEDESREVIERAIDLGINFFDSANMYSMGESERVLGTVLDDYDRDSQVVATKGYFQMDEDNPNAGGLSRKAIEQELSNSLSRLGMDTVDLYQIHRWDYDTPIEQTLRALDDAVRRGQARYVGASSMWTHQFADALRTSERERLERFETMQNHYNLLYREEEREMLPLCEKENVGVMPWSPLARGYLTRPHEQVEETVRGETDDYAREHPYYEGNGREVNERVQELADEYDASMAQIALAWVLDKELVDAPIIGTSSLEHLEEAVAALEIDLSASDVEWLEEPYEPVRVSGHE from the coding sequence ATGGAGTACACGACACTCGGGTCGACTGGTATGGAGGTCAGCCGGCTCTGTCTGGGCTGTATGAGCTTCGGAACCTCGGAGTGGCGCGACTGGGTGCTCGATGAGGACGAGAGCCGCGAGGTCATCGAGCGGGCCATCGACCTCGGCATCAACTTCTTCGATTCGGCCAACATGTACTCGATGGGCGAGTCCGAGCGGGTCCTCGGGACCGTCCTCGACGACTACGACCGCGACAGCCAGGTCGTGGCGACGAAGGGGTACTTCCAGATGGACGAGGACAACCCCAACGCCGGCGGGCTCTCGCGGAAGGCCATCGAGCAGGAGCTGTCGAACTCGCTTTCCCGGCTCGGGATGGACACCGTCGACCTCTACCAGATCCACCGCTGGGACTACGACACGCCCATCGAGCAGACGCTCCGGGCGCTGGACGACGCGGTCCGGCGGGGACAGGCGCGCTACGTCGGTGCGTCGTCGATGTGGACCCACCAGTTCGCTGACGCGCTCCGGACGAGCGAGCGCGAGAGGCTGGAGCGGTTCGAGACGATGCAGAACCACTACAACTTGCTGTATCGGGAGGAGGAACGCGAGATGCTCCCGCTGTGTGAGAAAGAGAACGTCGGCGTGATGCCGTGGAGCCCGCTGGCCCGGGGCTATCTCACCCGCCCGCACGAGCAGGTCGAGGAGACGGTCCGGGGCGAGACGGACGACTACGCTCGCGAACACCCCTACTACGAGGGTAACGGCCGCGAGGTCAACGAGCGCGTGCAGGAACTGGCCGACGAGTACGACGCCTCGATGGCACAGATCGCGCTGGCATGGGTGCTCGACAAGGAGTTGGTCGACGCACCGATTATCGGGACAAGTAGCCTCGAACACCTCGAAGAAGCGGTCGCGGCGCTCGAAATCGACCTCTCGGCGAGCGACGTGGAGTGGCTGGAAGAGCCATACGAGCCAGTTCGGGTGTCTGGCCACGAGTGA
- a CDS encoding sulfite exporter TauE/SafE family protein: MAYSKALGLFLGAIALGAVHGLEPGHGWPVAASYALDQSNAWLSGFAASLLLGVGHLVSSIAMVFAFFYAKAYFDLTQANEPLELAAGVHIGGPVSIVAGCLLIVLGIREYRYGHDHGHGDAAETHDHQAASGHDHEHGEVNANSHTDSNSQDHQHQHHGHSHGSNHSHGDDSGGLWSRVFGRLPLVGGHSHAHNGLDDAADRGLFGIAWFAFLLGFAHEEEFEIIALCAGSPYCLELMSAYAATVIVALVGLTMALIAGYQQHEAAVERYTPYLPLVSAVVLVTMGLGFVAGML; the protein is encoded by the coding sequence ATGGCATACAGCAAGGCACTCGGCCTGTTTCTCGGGGCAATCGCTCTCGGCGCGGTTCACGGGCTCGAACCGGGCCACGGCTGGCCGGTCGCCGCGTCCTACGCCCTCGACCAGTCCAACGCGTGGCTGTCCGGCTTCGCGGCGAGCCTCCTGCTGGGCGTCGGCCACCTCGTCAGCAGCATCGCGATGGTGTTCGCGTTCTTCTACGCCAAGGCCTACTTCGACCTCACGCAGGCCAACGAGCCGCTGGAACTGGCCGCTGGCGTCCACATCGGCGGGCCGGTGAGCATCGTGGCCGGCTGTCTGCTCATCGTGCTTGGCATCCGTGAGTATCGGTACGGCCACGACCACGGGCATGGCGACGCGGCGGAGACTCACGACCACCAGGCGGCATCGGGCCACGACCACGAGCATGGCGAAGTAAATGCCAACTCCCATACTGATTCCAATTCGCAGGACCATCAGCATCAGCACCACGGGCACTCCCACGGCAGTAACCACTCGCACGGAGACGACAGCGGCGGCCTATGGTCGCGGGTGTTCGGCAGACTCCCGCTCGTCGGCGGCCACTCCCACGCGCACAATGGTCTGGACGATGCCGCCGACCGGGGGCTGTTCGGCATCGCCTGGTTCGCCTTCCTGCTGGGGTTCGCCCACGAGGAGGAGTTCGAGATTATCGCCCTCTGTGCCGGCTCGCCGTACTGTCTGGAGCTGATGAGCGCCTACGCGGCCACGGTCATCGTCGCGCTCGTCGGCCTGACGATGGCGCTCATCGCTGGCTACCAGCAGCACGAGGCGGCCGTCGAGCGGTACACGCCGTACCTCCCGTTGGTCTCCGCCGTCGTGCTCGTCACGATGGGTCTCGGGTTCGTGGCTGGCATGCTCTGA
- a CDS encoding CopG family ribbon-helix-helix protein — protein sequence MRTSVNIPEGLLAEFDRVWREQDLENRSRAVREAMEEYVERHSRLAAMDGDVVALVGFDYRHADVIRDLHAVQHTFQDVILNTSHTHQGEWCLESLFCRGPAERVRDLTYRLRDFDAVRRVKVMVIRDEAAEPHGHG from the coding sequence ATGCGAACGAGCGTCAACATCCCCGAAGGCCTTCTCGCGGAGTTCGACCGCGTCTGGCGCGAACAGGACCTGGAAAACCGCTCGCGGGCGGTGCGAGAGGCTATGGAGGAGTACGTCGAGCGACACTCACGGCTCGCGGCGATGGACGGCGACGTGGTAGCGCTGGTCGGGTTCGACTACCGCCACGCCGACGTGATTCGGGACCTCCACGCCGTCCAGCACACGTTTCAGGACGTGATTCTCAACACCAGTCACACCCATCAGGGCGAGTGGTGTCTCGAATCGCTGTTCTGTCGCGGCCCGGCCGAGCGGGTCCGGGACCTCACCTATCGGCTACGGGACTTCGACGCCGTCCGCCGAGTGAAGGTGATGGTCATCCGCGACGAGGCGGCGGAGCCACACGGCCACGGGTAA
- a CDS encoding ABC transporter permease — protein sequence MSDDRPIWRDPRVVVARRDIRSLSREKTIVLALLIQLFVAGFSSFLVVGLTSLYDPSSVAAGEVEMAVTGDAREELEAAAAEQDGTSVTAFENEDAAQRAFNQRRVDAILRGDYVPSTRGPGEQIAVTAVVPEGSIRSTLIVVEVRRVLSALERQERLERTPYLDKPPVPLPDTVSASQYFGFTYTILIPLLLFLPPFISGSVAVDTVTEEIERGTMELLRVAPVSLLDIIDGKALGMVLLAPAQVLLWLALLSTNGIAVSNPAAILLFITAVTVVVVTLGVVLGITLQNRRPAQLLFSVLTLVLFGGAVLLPEHPATTVAKLAVDSPTLLTYGHVGGAVLVAVAGYAAARVYIGRIAAEAL from the coding sequence TTGTCTGACGACCGCCCCATCTGGCGCGACCCGCGGGTCGTCGTGGCCCGCCGGGACATCCGGTCGCTGTCCCGCGAGAAGACAATCGTCCTGGCGTTGCTCATTCAGCTGTTCGTCGCGGGGTTCTCCTCGTTCCTCGTCGTCGGCCTCACGTCGCTGTACGACCCCAGCTCGGTCGCGGCCGGTGAGGTGGAGATGGCCGTCACCGGTGACGCCCGCGAGGAACTTGAGGCCGCGGCCGCTGAACAAGATGGGACCAGCGTCACCGCCTTCGAGAACGAGGACGCCGCACAGCGGGCGTTCAATCAGCGACGGGTAGACGCGATACTGCGCGGCGACTACGTCCCGTCGACGCGCGGACCAGGGGAGCAGATAGCGGTCACTGCTGTCGTGCCGGAGGGGAGCATCCGGTCGACACTCATCGTCGTCGAAGTGCGCCGGGTCCTGAGCGCGCTGGAGCGCCAGGAGCGACTGGAGCGGACGCCGTATCTCGACAAGCCGCCTGTGCCGCTCCCGGACACTGTCAGCGCGAGCCAGTACTTCGGGTTCACCTACACGATCCTGATTCCGCTGCTGTTGTTCCTCCCGCCGTTCATCAGCGGATCGGTTGCCGTCGACACTGTCACCGAAGAGATCGAGCGCGGCACGATGGAACTGCTCCGCGTGGCCCCAGTGTCATTACTTGACATCATCGACGGGAAGGCCCTGGGAATGGTGTTACTTGCCCCTGCACAGGTGCTACTGTGGCTCGCATTACTGTCGACGAACGGCATCGCCGTCTCGAACCCGGCGGCGATTCTGCTGTTCATCACCGCAGTCACCGTCGTCGTCGTGACGCTCGGTGTCGTGCTGGGCATCACGCTCCAGAACCGTCGCCCGGCGCAGTTGCTGTTCTCCGTGCTCACTCTCGTGCTGTTCGGCGGGGCCGTGCTCCTCCCGGAACACCCGGCGACCACGGTGGCGAAGCTTGCGGTCGACAGCCCGACCTTGCTGACCTACGGCCACGTCGGTGGCGCAGTGCTGGTGGCGGTCGCTGGCTACGCTGCCGCAAGGGTGTACATCGGCCGCATCGCCGCGGAAGCGCTGTAG
- a CDS encoding ABC transporter permease family protein — protein sequence MQPDKLLRVAKWEVTKNAGGVDKRTIVVMALSLVAMGAVAAIAVSGGTGAGMDDGIYRIGVDESSPYYGVAADDQTFDIREPDPAAIERRQQELLYRGTQLQSVPRTAKERAALAELRDSTAQYNDRTLARDDNQTAAFPVSVTLVYEQQSGSSQLDPRGGDSSDGSGSSDGSGTSTGGSGDGSDTSGTGGSATTGGGDGGTAGGSGANLGAIGARLTGDVQGGTPSDISPPFPFESLVLAFLYIVPMNFVIQAYGSSMLSERLNRRGELLLVTPASRGDIIGGKTLPYFVGAVGVAALITAALRFGNIAPAGSYVAVLAVVPLVVLFLSATFCGAMFARSFKELTFVTVTITVTLTSYAFVPAIFTDVTPIALISPLTLVVLDLTGQSVGLSSFVFSVTPPLLTGLVLFGLGAGLYREEDMFTQRPIPLKVLDALAGGINSRRSALKMSIVLLPLVIVAELAAIAFLFVLDSVSLNVFGTNQSLGIVLVLGVIVIVEELAKSLHVYAGYEHARYERTLRSALGIGALSGLGFFIGEKGLLIARLSDLESLPIGEAALQGATLPAGLPLWVAGLLFLLPLALHTLTAAISSVGASRGRRAYLGGLGLAIVIHFAYNFAVVSTLV from the coding sequence ATGCAACCCGACAAGCTCCTGCGCGTCGCGAAGTGGGAGGTGACGAAAAACGCCGGCGGCGTCGACAAGCGGACCATCGTCGTAATGGCGCTGTCCCTCGTTGCGATGGGCGCGGTCGCCGCGATAGCCGTCAGCGGCGGCACTGGTGCGGGCATGGACGACGGCATCTACCGAATCGGCGTCGACGAGAGCAGTCCCTACTACGGCGTCGCGGCCGATGACCAGACCTTCGACATCCGTGAGCCGGACCCCGCTGCCATCGAGCGACGCCAGCAAGAACTCCTGTATCGGGGGACCCAGCTCCAGAGCGTTCCACGGACGGCGAAAGAACGGGCAGCGCTGGCCGAACTCCGCGACAGTACGGCGCAGTACAACGACCGGACACTCGCTCGGGACGACAACCAGACCGCCGCGTTCCCCGTTTCTGTGACGCTTGTCTACGAGCAACAGTCGGGGAGCAGCCAGCTCGACCCCCGAGGCGGCGACAGCAGTGACGGGTCGGGTTCCTCGGACGGCAGTGGGACAAGTACCGGCGGCAGCGGTGACGGGTCGGACACGAGCGGTACTGGCGGGTCAGCCACAACCGGCGGCGGGGACGGCGGAACCGCCGGCGGCAGCGGTGCGAACCTCGGCGCTATCGGCGCGCGGTTGACCGGCGACGTGCAGGGTGGCACCCCCTCGGACATCTCGCCGCCGTTCCCCTTCGAGTCGCTCGTGCTCGCCTTCCTCTACATCGTCCCGATGAACTTCGTTATCCAGGCCTACGGCTCGTCGATGCTCTCCGAACGGCTGAATCGCCGCGGCGAACTGCTGCTGGTGACGCCCGCCTCGCGGGGTGACATCATCGGCGGGAAGACGCTTCCGTACTTCGTCGGTGCTGTCGGCGTGGCGGCGCTCATCACCGCGGCACTGCGGTTCGGGAACATCGCGCCGGCGGGGAGCTACGTCGCGGTGCTGGCGGTGGTCCCGCTCGTGGTCCTCTTCCTCTCGGCGACGTTCTGCGGGGCGATGTTCGCCCGTTCGTTCAAGGAACTCACCTTCGTGACGGTGACGATAACGGTGACGCTGACCTCATACGCGTTCGTCCCAGCCATCTTCACCGACGTGACGCCGATTGCGCTCATCTCACCGCTGACGTTGGTCGTGCTCGACCTGACCGGTCAGTCGGTTGGGCTCTCGTCGTTCGTGTTCTCGGTGACGCCGCCGCTACTGACCGGACTAGTGCTGTTCGGTCTGGGAGCCGGGCTGTACCGGGAAGAGGATATGTTCACCCAGCGTCCGATTCCGCTGAAGGTGCTCGATGCGCTGGCCGGTGGTATCAACTCCCGCCGGAGCGCGCTAAAGATGAGTATCGTCCTGTTGCCGCTGGTCATCGTCGCCGAACTGGCAGCCATCGCGTTCTTGTTCGTCCTCGATTCGGTGTCGCTGAACGTCTTCGGGACGAACCAGTCGCTCGGCATCGTGCTCGTGCTCGGCGTCATCGTCATCGTCGAAGAACTGGCAAAGAGCCTGCACGTCTACGCCGGCTACGAGCACGCCCGTTACGAGCGGACGCTTCGGTCGGCGCTCGGCATCGGTGCGCTCTCAGGACTCGGCTTCTTCATCGGGGAGAAAGGGCTGCTTATCGCCAGGCTGTCCGACCTCGAAAGCCTGCCCATCGGGGAAGCCGCCCTGCAGGGCGCGACGTTGCCAGCCGGCCTGCCGCTGTGGGTTGCCGGGCTGCTGTTCCTGCTCCCACTGGCACTGCACACGCTGACGGCGGCCATTTCCTCGGTGGGCGCGAGCCGCGGTCGCCGGGCCTATCTCGGTGGGCTCGGGCTGGCTATCGTCATCCACTTCGCCTACAACTTCGCGGTGGTGAGCACCCTTGTCTGA
- a CDS encoding ABC transporter ATP-binding protein, whose amino-acid sequence MIDARDIRKEYGGFVAVQGSSFSVDRGEVFGIIGPNGAGKTTTLKMLAGLLEPTSGSAEIAGLDTETAEMRQQLGFLPEESPLYEEMTPISYLKFFADLYDVDPDVAEERMHDTLDELELEHRDRKLGDMSKGMKRKVAIARSLINDPDVLIYDEPASGLDPLTTNYVIEFTEQLAKEGKTIVFSAHNLFHVESICDRVVIMNEGEIVARGDLEQLQAEYGHTRYHVYTTVDVPGAAKENGTYERVVESMEAVETTRRQAENRGGDVVDIRTEESSLEEVFLNVAEAGTRGTRYVEEDAE is encoded by the coding sequence ATGATTGACGCCCGGGATATTCGGAAGGAGTACGGCGGTTTCGTCGCTGTACAGGGCAGTTCGTTTTCGGTCGACCGCGGCGAGGTGTTCGGTATCATCGGGCCGAACGGGGCCGGCAAGACGACGACGCTGAAGATGCTGGCGGGTCTATTAGAGCCGACAAGCGGCTCCGCCGAGATAGCTGGGCTCGACACCGAGACCGCGGAGATGCGCCAGCAACTGGGCTTTCTGCCCGAAGAATCGCCGCTGTACGAGGAGATGACGCCGATCTCCTATCTGAAATTCTTCGCCGACCTCTACGACGTGGACCCGGACGTGGCCGAGGAGCGGATGCACGACACGCTGGACGAACTCGAACTCGAACACCGCGACCGGAAGCTCGGCGATATGTCCAAGGGGATGAAACGGAAAGTCGCCATCGCCCGCTCGCTCATCAACGACCCCGACGTGCTCATCTACGACGAGCCGGCGTCGGGACTGGACCCGCTGACGACGAACTACGTCATCGAGTTCACGGAGCAGTTGGCGAAGGAAGGCAAGACCATCGTTTTCTCTGCACACAACCTCTTTCACGTCGAATCTATCTGCGACCGGGTCGTCATCATGAACGAGGGCGAAATCGTCGCCCGCGGCGACCTCGAACAGCTTCAGGCCGAGTACGGCCACACGCGGTATCACGTCTACACCACCGTCGACGTGCCCGGCGCAGCCAAGGAAAACGGCACCTACGAGCGCGTCGTCGAGAGCATGGAGGCAGTCGAAACGACACGCAGGCAGGCCGAGAACCGGGGCGGCGACGTGGTCGACATACGGACGGAGGAGTCCAGCCTGGAGGAGGTGTTCCTCAACGTCGCCGAGGCCGGGACCCGCGGCACGCGGTACGTCGAGGAGGACGCGGAGTAG
- a CDS encoding SRPBCC family protein, with protein sequence MALELGTSSVSIEKTPDGRRLIVRHDVDTSVDTVWDVLTDTDCWSDWGPSVTTVETDTRYIDDGTAGRVRAAGVVWLPFEVTACAPYRWTWNVARLPATGHFAEERASGSVVGFEIPPLATGYAPVCARACQHVAAIARRREA encoded by the coding sequence ATGGCACTCGAACTCGGCACGAGCAGTGTTTCGATCGAGAAAACACCGGACGGGCGACGGCTGATCGTCCGGCACGACGTCGATACGTCGGTCGACACCGTGTGGGATGTCCTGACCGACACCGACTGCTGGTCCGACTGGGGGCCGTCGGTCACAACCGTCGAAACAGACACCCGATATATCGATGACGGGACGGCCGGCCGCGTTCGCGCTGCTGGCGTGGTGTGGCTCCCGTTTGAAGTGACGGCGTGTGCGCCGTATCGCTGGACGTGGAACGTCGCTCGGCTCCCCGCAACAGGTCACTTCGCCGAGGAACGGGCTTCCGGCTCCGTCGTTGGGTTCGAGATCCCGCCGCTGGCGACCGGCTACGCTCCGGTGTGTGCCCGAGCGTGCCAGCACGTCGCTGCTATCGCACGACGACGAGAGGCGTAG
- a CDS encoding sensor histidine kinase: MLAIVPFAAAIIVGGFWLSNSEIEPDHYRRIGVWFAGGLVSFLLLNVAMILTWPTGSLSEDIGWALFAAIVGGFGGLMMGIFEARAISRAVEAERQRLRREAIEQRNERLDEFAAVVAHDLRNPLNVASGQLELERMDRDSEHLETAARAMDRMETLIDRTLTLARSGHVISETEAVDLAELVDSCWEAVPTADATLENEVTAVIDADPDRLRHLFENLFRNSVEHGSTGSRTGPDDSVGHGSTGRQSPSEDALERGSANLTIRVGEMSEGFYVADDGSGIPSEKRDAVLDDGYTTTDGEGGLGLAIVQRIVEAHGWDIDVTESDGGGTRFEITDITRTDSSEKDTYTRSKTPIQP; encoded by the coding sequence ATGCTGGCAATCGTTCCGTTTGCAGCGGCGATCATCGTCGGCGGGTTCTGGCTCAGCAACTCGGAGATCGAGCCGGACCACTACCGGCGTATCGGGGTCTGGTTCGCTGGGGGGCTGGTTTCTTTTCTGCTGTTGAATGTGGCGATGATTCTAACCTGGCCGACGGGGTCGCTAAGTGAAGACATCGGCTGGGCGCTGTTTGCGGCTATCGTCGGCGGCTTCGGTGGCCTCATGATGGGAATCTTCGAAGCGCGCGCGATATCCCGAGCCGTCGAGGCCGAGCGACAGCGACTCCGCCGGGAGGCCATCGAGCAGCGCAACGAACGCCTCGACGAGTTCGCGGCCGTCGTGGCACACGACCTCCGGAACCCGCTCAACGTCGCGTCCGGTCAGTTGGAACTCGAACGAATGGACCGGGACTCGGAACATCTGGAAACGGCTGCGAGAGCGATGGACCGAATGGAAACGCTCATCGACCGGACGCTGACGCTGGCTCGAAGCGGGCACGTCATCAGCGAGACGGAGGCCGTTGATCTCGCAGAACTGGTCGATAGCTGCTGGGAGGCCGTGCCGACGGCGGATGCGACGCTCGAAAACGAAGTGACAGCCGTCATCGACGCCGACCCGGATCGGCTCCGTCACCTGTTCGAGAACCTGTTTCGGAACAGTGTGGAGCATGGCTCCACAGGCAGTCGAACGGGGCCCGACGACAGTGTTGGGCATGGGTCCACGGGCAGGCAGTCACCGTCAGAGGACGCCCTCGAACGTGGCAGTGCTAACCTGACGATTCGTGTCGGCGAGATGTCTGAAGGGTTTTACGTCGCCGATGACGGCTCCGGAATTCCGTCTGAAAAGCGTGATGCGGTGCTCGACGACGGCTACACCACCACGGACGGCGAAGGCGGGCTGGGGCTGGCAATCGTCCAGCGCATCGTCGAAGCCCACGGCTGGGACATCGACGTGACCGAAAGCGACGGGGGCGGGACACGCTTCGAGATTACGGACATCACGAGAACGGATAGCTCCGAGAAAGACACCTACACGCGCTCGAAGACGCCGATACAGCCCTGA
- a CDS encoding ATP-binding protein has translation MTPARGTVYLVVGTEATDLAAALSEALTTDETTAEAVPDTSTVQDRLNDGDVRGVVVSDDGDHDGIAVFEELRAAGAEIPIVLVATDPEPDRVTEALRAGVTDYVTAETPASLLAAKLEAYATRWPTDWRVGAVQWDDISSGVSHDAKNPLNVVMGRLELLDIGEPHEDALNRSVRRVETLLTDLSRIGSTACPVSETDSLSLSDVATEVWAAESYENATLEVVTDTSVDAENDRLQLLLRELFDNAVTHSEGPVTVTIGATESGFYVADDGPGIPEADRDEVFDQGFGTTREGEGYGLFLVETAARAHGWTVSVGSSESGGTRIDVTTA, from the coding sequence ATGACGCCTGCTCGTGGGACCGTCTATCTCGTGGTCGGTACCGAAGCGACAGACCTAGCTGCGGCACTCTCCGAAGCACTGACGACGGACGAGACAACCGCCGAGGCAGTCCCAGACACGAGCACCGTACAGGACCGGCTGAACGACGGGGACGTCAGGGGTGTCGTCGTCAGTGACGACGGCGACCACGACGGGATAGCGGTGTTCGAGGAACTGCGAGCGGCCGGGGCCGAGATTCCGATTGTGCTCGTCGCGACCGACCCCGAACCTGACCGGGTCACCGAGGCGCTCCGGGCCGGCGTCACCGATTACGTGACCGCGGAGACGCCGGCATCCCTGTTGGCCGCGAAACTCGAAGCGTACGCGACCCGGTGGCCGACCGACTGGCGGGTCGGTGCCGTACAGTGGGACGACATATCGAGCGGCGTCTCTCACGACGCGAAGAACCCGCTGAACGTCGTTATGGGCCGATTAGAGCTACTCGACATCGGTGAGCCCCACGAAGACGCATTGAATCGGTCCGTTCGCCGAGTCGAGACACTGCTCACCGATCTCTCGCGCATCGGGAGCACCGCGTGTCCCGTCTCGGAAACGGACTCGCTCTCGCTTTCTGACGTAGCCACTGAGGTCTGGGCCGCAGAGAGCTACGAAAATGCGACGCTGGAAGTGGTGACTGACACGTCTGTCGACGCCGAAAACGACCGACTGCAGTTGCTCCTCCGCGAACTGTTCGACAACGCGGTCACACACAGCGAGGGACCCGTAACCGTCACCATCGGTGCAACCGAGTCCGGGTTCTACGTGGCCGACGACGGCCCGGGGATTCCCGAAGCGGACCGCGACGAAGTGTTCGACCAGGGCTTCGGGACGACGCGGGAGGGGGAGGGATACGGACTGTTCCTCGTCGAAACTGCGGCGCGCGCCCACGGCTGGACAGTATCGGTCGGGAGCAGCGAATCCGGCGGCACGCGGATCGACGTGACGACAGCCTAG
- the sucD gene encoding succinate--CoA ligase subunit alpha has protein sequence MSVLVDEDTRVVVQGITGGEGKFHTEQMLEYGTNVVAGAVPGRGGQEVAGVPVFDTVQGAAREEDANAAVVFVPPAFAGDACFEALDADGIDLVVAITEGIPTQDMARVYRKLQETDTHLVGPNCPGVITPGVAKLGILPGNIFSEGNVGLVSRSGTLTYQVVDNLTNRGIGQSTAIGIGGDPIIGTDFIGALEQFEADPDTHAVVMCGEIGGEDEEEAARFIGEHMDTPVAGFIAGRTAPPGKRMGHAGAIVSGSGTGTAQSKITALEDNGVPVGDTPEEVADHVEDLL, from the coding sequence ATGAGTGTTCTAGTCGACGAAGACACACGCGTCGTTGTACAGGGAATCACCGGCGGAGAAGGGAAGTTCCACACCGAACAGATGCTTGAGTACGGGACGAACGTCGTCGCCGGCGCAGTGCCCGGCCGCGGCGGCCAAGAAGTCGCCGGCGTCCCGGTGTTCGACACCGTGCAGGGCGCGGCCCGCGAGGAAGACGCCAACGCCGCCGTCGTGTTCGTGCCGCCGGCCTTCGCCGGTGACGCCTGCTTCGAGGCACTCGATGCAGACGGCATCGACCTCGTCGTCGCCATCACCGAGGGTATCCCGACCCAGGACATGGCCCGGGTCTACCGCAAACTGCAGGAGACCGACACGCATCTCGTCGGTCCGAACTGCCCCGGCGTCATCACGCCCGGCGTCGCCAAGCTCGGCATCCTCCCGGGGAACATCTTCTCAGAGGGGAACGTCGGTCTCGTCTCCCGCTCGGGGACGCTGACCTACCAGGTCGTCGACAACCTCACCAACCGCGGCATCGGCCAGTCGACGGCCATCGGTATCGGCGGCGACCCCATTATCGGGACGGACTTCATCGGCGCGCTCGAACAGTTCGAGGCCGACCCCGACACCCACGCCGTCGTGATGTGCGGCGAAATCGGCGGTGAAGACGAGGAGGAGGCCGCGCGCTTCATTGGCGAGCACATGGACACGCCGGTCGCCGGCTTCATCGCCGGTCGGACCGCACCGCCCGGAAAGCGCATGGGCCACGCCGGCGCTATCGTCTCCGGCTCCGGTACCGGGACCGCGCAGTCGAAGATTACCGCGCTTGAGGACAACGGCGTCCCTGTCGGTGACACACCAGAGGAAGTCGCCGACCACGTCGAAGACCTGCTGTAG
- the sucC gene encoding ADP-forming succinate--CoA ligase subunit beta — MRLHEYQAKQVFADAGIPTPASQLAETVDEAVDAAEEIGYPVAIKAQVHVGGRGKAGGIKLVESKEEAREAAEDIIGMDLKGYHVSKVLVEEAVDFVNELYVGVTMDRGEGRPVAMVSTKGGVNIEEVAEEDPDAIAREHIDPAFGMHPFQARKVVYEAGVDREVANDVASVLTTLYQLWDDRDGADTEINPLMITADDEVIAADAVMNIDGDALFRQPEIAEMGEEAAEGDELEQKADEYGFDYVRLDGNVGIIGNGAGLVMTTLDLVDYYGGEPANFLDVGGGAKADRIANALDMVFSDENVDSVVFNIFGGITRGDEVANGINQALEQFDEIPKPVTVRLAGTNAEEGMEILNEDLVTVEHTLEDAVQRAVEYAKEVEA; from the coding sequence ATGCGCTTGCACGAATACCAGGCGAAGCAAGTCTTCGCTGACGCGGGCATCCCGACGCCCGCCTCGCAGCTGGCCGAGACAGTGGACGAGGCCGTCGACGCGGCCGAGGAAATCGGATATCCGGTCGCCATCAAAGCACAGGTACACGTCGGCGGCCGCGGCAAGGCCGGCGGCATCAAGCTCGTCGAGTCCAAGGAGGAGGCTCGCGAAGCTGCCGAGGACATCATCGGGATGGACCTCAAGGGCTACCACGTCTCGAAGGTGCTCGTGGAGGAAGCCGTCGACTTCGTCAACGAGCTGTACGTCGGCGTGACGATGGACCGCGGCGAGGGCCGCCCCGTCGCAATGGTGTCCACTAAAGGTGGCGTCAACATCGAGGAGGTCGCCGAAGAGGACCCCGACGCCATCGCCCGGGAGCACATCGACCCCGCCTTCGGCATGCACCCGTTCCAGGCCCGGAAGGTCGTCTACGAGGCCGGTGTCGACCGCGAGGTCGCAAACGACGTGGCGAGCGTCCTCACGACGCTGTACCAGCTCTGGGACGACCGCGACGGCGCCGACACGGAGATCAACCCGCTGATGATCACGGCCGACGACGAGGTCATCGCGGCCGACGCTGTCATGAACATCGACGGCGACGCGCTGTTCCGCCAGCCCGAAATCGCGGAGATGGGCGAGGAAGCGGCGGAGGGCGACGAACTCGAACAGAAGGCCGACGAGTACGGCTTCGACTACGTCCGACTGGACGGCAATGTCGGCATCATCGGCAACGGCGCGGGCCTCGTGATGACGACGCTGGACCTCGTGGACTACTACGGCGGCGAACCCGCCAACTTCCTCGACGTGGGCGGCGGCGCGAAGGCCGACCGCATCGCCAACGCGCTCGACATGGTGTTCTCCGACGAGAACGTCGACTCGGTCGTGTTCAACATCTTCGGCGGCATCACCCGCGGCGACGAGGTCGCTAACGGCATCAACCAGGCGCTGGAGCAGTTCGACGAGATTCCGAAGCCAGTCACCGTCCGACTCGCGGGGACCAACGCCGAGGAGGGGATGGAGATTCTGAACGAGGACCTGGTCACGGTCGAGCACACGCTGGAGGACGCCGTCCAGCGTGCGGTCGAGTACGCAAAGGAGGTGGAAGCATGA